CTTTTCCTGGTGGTCATAGGCGAGGAACGGCCCCTCGGGAAGAGTCTTAGGGTCGACATAAAGCGTGCCTATGCCCGGCAGGAAATCAGGTAGCTTCACGAGCTCGCTCACTTTCTTGTAGGGACCACCGGGCGGCGCTTTTTCGACCTTCTGAGCACCTGCCGGTAGTGCGGACAGGACCAGGATGCCGCAGACTGCAACAACTCCAAGAATTCTACGCATGCGTTTGCTCCCGCTGTCTGTGCTATATGGCGCGTGCGCGATCCCGCGGCGCACAAGGCGCGGCCGATGGAAGGCCGAAGACACTTGCCAAATAAAGAGACTCGCTAAAATGAGATGACGTTCTCGCGGGCGGGTTCCCGCCGTCACTCAAATTTGATCCATGCGATGGCACTTCTGGCTTCGCCTGATGCGAGCAACGCATCATCGGAATACTGAGCCGAGATGCAATCGCGCTACCGAGCGGAGATACGCGCCTCCGGCGCTTATGCGAATTCCACGCTGATGCTCACCGCCGCGCGTTCCGCGGCGCCAGAGAAGTGATGGTTGCGCATCGCAGCAACGTCGACATACCGATGACTGCTAGACTGTATGTCCCCTCCACAAAATGAGGCGACTCACCTTCGATGTTGCGACGAGGGTTGCCTGGATGGACCGGGCAGAGCCTCAAACAAGGAGGGCGAGTCGTGGGTCATCATACCGAGGTCTTTGTCGGAATCGATACGTCAAAATCGCGCAATGCAATAGCCATTGCCGAAGGCGGCCGTGGCGGCGAGGTACGATATCTCGGGGAGTTTTCTGCCACGGAGGCAACGATCCGAAAGCTGGTGGCAAAGCTTGCAGCGAAATGCTGTCATCTGACATTTTGCTACGAAGCAGGGCCGACAGGATATGGCCTCTACAGACTGCTCAAGAGCCTCGGCCATGACTGCCTGGTGGTGGCTCCCTCGCTCGTTCCGAAGAAGGCCGGCGATCGAGTGAAGACGAACCGGCGCGATGCGGTAAGCCTCGCCAAGCTGTTGCGCGCGGGCGAGCTCACCGCGGTGTGGGTGCCGGACGAGCGCCATGAGGCTATGCGCGATCTCTCGCGCGCCCGTCAGGCAGTAAAGAAGGACCTCCAGGGCAAGCGTCAACAGATCTCGTCATTGATGCTGCGGCTGGGACGCATCTATCCGGGCAAGACAACGTGGGGACCAGCCCACATGAGATGGCTGATGTCGCAGAAGCTCGAGCATCGCGAGCAGCGCATCGCATTCGAAGAGTTACTTGAGGGGATACGCCAGGAAAGTGAGCGGATGGAGCGTTTGGAGGATGCCATCCGCGAGGTGGTGGCCGAGTGGTCGCTTGCCGAGGTTGTCGCGGCCCTGCAGGCGATGCGGGGGATTGATCTCATTGCGGCTGTGGGGGTGCTGGCCGAGATCGGTGATCTCTCCCGCTTTCAAAATCCGCGCGAGCTGATGGGCTATCTGGGTCTGGTGCCCACGGAAAACTCGACTGGTGACAAGGTCAAGCGAGGCGGCATCACCAAAGCCGGTAATGGGCGGGCGCGACGTATTCTTGTGGAGGCGGCCTGGAGCTATCGATATCCGCCGCGCGTGAGCCGAGACAAGCAGCCAAAGGTGGAGGCCGCACCGAGACGCGCGCGAGAGATTGCGTGGAAAGCGCAAACCAGATTGTGCGGACGCTTCCGCTCACTCGAGCGGAAGGGCAAGCGGCGAACCGTAATCGTCACGGCGATTGCCCGAGAGCTATCCGCCTTCATTTGGGCAATCAATCGCGAGCTCATGCCACCTCGACAGGCGTAACGTCGTTGGGGGCTGTGGACCGCTCGAGTCGTGAGGTGCGCTCGACCGGCCCACAGCCCCCTTTTGTTGCAATCAGGATCAGGGGTAGTCGCAGACATCAATCGTGCAGAGGTGAAGGTGGGACCACGGCAGGGGAAATCCTGAAACCCATTATGTGGCCGATCATCCGATCGACGCCCGACGCTAGACCAGGACAGCCCCAGACGAAAAAACGGAAATGCGGTATCCAACCCGCGCATCAGAGCCTGTTCACCGACGTCTTTGGGTCCCGCCTTCTCCTCTGCACGATCCATCGGCGCAAGAACTTCACGATGAGTCCTCGTGGAGATGAGAAAACCGTGCGCTGTGTGCTTGACTGGGGACATCAGAATGGAATGGTCCGGCCGTGCTCCGGCCCCGCCAGTGCGAGAAGCTGGCAAGGGGCGCTCAGGTCAAGGAGCACGCCATGTCTCGGAACCTCAACACAGCGGTCGCCGTGATCGGCATCGATATCGGCAAGAACTCGTTCCACCTCGTAGGTCATGATCACCGCGGTGCCATCGTGCTGCGGCAGAAGTGGTCACGCAGCCAGGTGGAAAGACGGCTCGCCAACTTCCCGCCCTGCTTGATCGGGATGGAGGCTTGCGTCGGCGCGCATCACCTCAGTCGCAAGCTCCAAATGCTCGGCCACGACGCTCGCTTGATGCCGGCGAAAGACGTGCGCCCGTATTCGAAAGGACAGAAGAATGACTTCCGAGATGCGGAAGCCATCGCCGAGGCTGTCCAACGCCCGACCATGAAATTCGTCGCAACCAAGACAGCCGATCAGCTCGACCTTCAGGCGCTGCACCGCGTCCGCGATCGATTGGTCAGTCAGCGTACCGGCGTCATCAATCAGATCCGTGCGTTTCTGCTGGAGCGGGGCATCGCCGTACGCCAAGGCCTGCATTCCCTGCGATCCGAGTTGCCGGGTATCCTCGCGACGCGCACCGATGTGCTCTCGCCTCGCATGTTACGCATCATCGAGGATCTGGCGGGCGACTGGCGCCGGCTGGATGCGCGTATCGAGGGGCTGTCTAGCGAGATCGAAACGCTGGCTCGTCAAGATAAGGCTTGCGAGCGACTGATGACAGTGCCCGGCATTGGACCGCTTATCTCGAGTGCAATGGTCGCCGCGATTGGCAGTGGAGACGTGTTCTCGAAAGGCCGCGACTTCGGCGCCTGGCTTGGACTGGTGCCGAAGCAGATATCGACCGGCGACCGCACGATCCTCGGCAAGATATCAAGGCGCGGCAATCGCTACCTACGCGCGCTGTTCGTCCAAGCCGCATGGGTGGTGCTGGTCAGGGTGAAGTGCTGGGAGCGCTACGGCCTCAAATCTTGGATCGAAGCTGCCAAGAAGCGATTGCATCACAACGTGCTGGCGATTGCGCTCGCCAACAAGCTCGCCCGGATCGCCTGGGCGGTTCTCAACAAAGGACGTGCCTTCGAGTGCGTCAAGGCTGAGGAGACGGCGTCCTGACCTGGCCGATCCTCGCGCCGTGCTCGGGGCCGTCAAGGCGCAGCCTGGCAGCGTAGAGCAAGACGTCAGGACAGCACGACGGCCGGCCTTGACGGCCCCTTGCGCGCGGCGCGTCTGCGCGCGCAGGCCGGGACGAAGGAACGACCGCCAGGCACGAACAAAGGAACAGCGCGAAGTGAGGAGCTATCGAGATGATGTAACCAACATCCCTTACCCGCCGAGGTCTGCGAGAGGATGCGACGACGATGGAAGATCGGTCTTCCCGGCGCATGCGAACACTGGTGACCCGAATGGCCCGTTCGAGGCCTGTCCGCTAATCAGCTCGAATGCGTGCTGATATCCATGATGGCCCGGAGCACAGCACGCTCCAATCAGAGGCCGGATACATTGATGCAAGACCGCATCTGACAGGTTGCCGAAACCTCTTGCAACGCGCGGCCGGACCATACATCGGGTCATTTTCGACGGATTCAGTGGGGCTGTCGGCTGGTTGATGTCCGCTCGCCCCCGAAAGCGACGAAGCCGATTCAACCAAAATCGATCTGCATTCCGGCCATTGTCTCCTCGACTCTCTTCTGCCCTTCCGCAGGCAGCGGCATGATCGGGCGCGGAGGCTCCGCTGCACAGATTCCTCTGAGATTGGCGATTGCGTAAACCACACGCAGGCTCGAGAACGTCTTGAACAGGTCCCAGATCGGTTGCAGGCGCTGGTTGAGCCGTCGCGCCTCTGCGGCGTTGCCGCTCGTCGCAGCGCGGACGATGTCGAGGCAGATCTTCGGGAAAATTCCTGCGAGAACGCTGTACCAGGTCTCGCCGCCGGCCAGCAGCGCCTCAGTGCAATTCCAGTCGGCGCTGTAACCCAAGGAGAAGCCACTCGGGACGACGGCTCGCAATTCCGCGACATGGCCCGATACGGCAGCAGGGTCCGGCGCAGGACTCTTCACCGCGACGATTCCATCGACGCGGCTCAAACGACCGATCAGGGCCGGCGTGAAGCGGAAATGCGTCGTGCCGGGATTGTCGTAGATGCAAATCGGCAACCGGCTCTCACGCACTACCGTTTGGAAATGCTCGAAAACTTCGTCATCCGTCAGTGGCGTATAGGAAACGGGCGCCAAAAGCCCTGCCCCCGCGCCGGCATCGCGTGCATCCTGGGCCAATCTCACAGTCTCGTCGGTCCGGAGCGCGCCGATCCCGACCAATATCGGCGTCCGCCCTTCTGCCAGGCGGACCGCCGCCTGGACGGCACGTCGCCGCTCGTCGCGCCCAAGATACGGATATGAGCCCGTGCTCCCGAGCAGCCCAACCGAATCCACCTTCGCGGCAATCAGGGGTTCTACCAAGGCTCCGAGAGCACCGACGTCGACCCGCCCGTCTCGAGCTGATGGCGTGATTGGAAAGGCGGAAAGTCCCTTCAGATCGATCATCGGTCTATTCCTCTTCAGTAGCCGTCGCTTGATCGGGCGCCCCGGCATAGGAAGCCCGACCAGCGCCACATCGTTGGACGAACCACAAATACCGGTCGACTGGATGAGGGATGATCCAATTGCGATCGATCTCGGCTCCGAGATGGACCAGCGACCTCCATCGCGCTTGCCGCCAATAGGCATGGAGCGGCATTGGCTGGCAGCGCCATCCAGTTCCTATCGATGCTTCCGGCGACGCTCAGCCGTCGAGACGCGGCCTGCCGCGTCCATGGTTATTCGAGCATCGTGGTCAGTTGTGCGCCCTCGTCGGCCACGAACACCGCGATCAATTCCGCCGGCTCCGTCGTGCTCGCATTGGCCGAGACGACGTGGGTGGAGCCCGGCGGCTCGAAGAAGGACTGGCCGACCTTGAACGTCTCAACCGGCCCGCCGCCGAGTTGAGAGCGGATTTCGCCCTTGGTGATGTAGGCCGTCACCGAGCCGGCGTGGCGATGCGGAGGCGTAAATCCGCCGGGACCGTAGAACACGCGCACCACCGTGACGCGCTTGCCCGGGACATCCGGCAATGCATGCGAGCTGATGACCTCGACCTTGTCGAGCGGAGACGCTGCGTTCGCGGCTGCGCACAGCGGCGTCACCGCCGAGGAGATCGCGTCCATCGAAATCGGCACGGCCTTGCCGATCGCCATGGCGCAGGCCAGTCCCGCGACGATTGCGAGCGAAACCGGCCGCGGCGGTCGGACGAATGGAAGAGACAGTGTCGCTACCATCGACGTCATCGGTTCTTCTCCCTGTTCTGTTGTCGTCCAATCTGCTCCAACGAAAGGGCGTTACGATGCAGCATCGTTCGCCGTCTGCTTCCGCGCCGGCGGCGTCCAGCGATAGGCCGCGCCGAACCGGTTCCAGACGTTGATCGATGCGATCGCCGAGGTGAGATAAGTCAGCTCCGGCTCAGGGAACTCCGCGGTCGCCTGCGCATAAACCTCGTCGCTCACGCCGTTCGGCAGCGTCGTCAACGCTTCGGTCCAGGCCAGCGCGGCGCGCTCGCGCGCCGAGAATTGCGGCGCCTCGCGCCACACCACGACAAGGTTCAGCTTGTCGGCGGGAATGCCGAGGTTCTCGCCCTGCAGGATGTGATACTGTACGCAAAAGGCGCAGCCGTTGATCTGCGAGGCGCGAAGCTTGACGAGCTCGAGCAGCTGCTTGTCGAGTCCGGCCTTTGCCGCAAACTGCCCGAGTGAACGCACGACGGCGAACACATCGGGCGCGAGCTTCTCGAAATCAGTGTATTCCTTACGACCATGTGACATCAGCTTTGCCTCGTGTTATCAGAGTCATGATATCTTATAAGAGCACTGATAATATGAGCAAGACATCGACGTCGACGAAGGCACGATCGGTTGGCATGGCCGAGATGCGAAAACGCGGAAAATCCGCCGCCGCCGGAAAGCGGCCCGCGAGAGGCCGGACCGGAAGAAGGCATGCGGGAGACCGAAAAGCGCCTGCGGCAGCGCCGGCCCTCGCCGTCCCCCCACCACCCGGCCAGGGCAAACGCGGCGAGCAGGGCTATCTCGGCTATCTGCTTCGCCAGGCCCAGGCGGCGTCGCGGCTGTCGATGGAGCGCGCGCTCGCCCGCCTCGGCGTCACCACGCCGCAATTCGTCGTCCTCACCATGCTGAAAGCCTATCCGGGCCTCTCCGGCGCGGACCTCGCGCGGGTCGCGATCCTGACGCCTCAGACCGTCAACGTGATCATCCGCAACCTCGAGCGCGACGGCGCAATCCGCAAGACGCCGCACCCCGTTCACGGCCGGGTGCTGCAATGGACGCTGACCCGCCGTGGAACCATCCTGCTCGCGCAATGCCGCCGCCACGCCCAGGCATTGGAGCGGCGGCTGTCCGCAGGCCTTTCCGCCCAGGCGGAACAGGTGGTCCGGCGCTGGCTGTCAAAAATCGCCACAGATTTGCAGGATAGCTAGCCACTGCGGCGGCGTGGCTTTTGGTCCATTCGCGCCCCGCCGCTACACTGGCCGTATGAAACAGCTTGATTCTCCGAACTCCCCTGCCCGCCGTGCCGTCCTGAAGGCGGGTCTTGCCGCGGGCGCGGTGTTCGTCAATCCGCTGCGCGCGTTTGCGGCCGCTCCTCCGGGCTTTGACCAGTGGCGCGACAATTTTCGCGGCCGCGCGCTGGCGAAGGGCATCTCGGACGCGACCTGGAACCGCTGCATGGCGCGGGTCGAGCCCGACATGAGCGTGTTCAGGCAGATGCGCAATCAGCCTGAATTCCACGAGCAGATCTGGCAGTACATCAACCGCCGCGTCTCCGATTGGCGCATCATCCATGGCCGCGAGGCGCTCCGGAAACATGAGGCGCTGTTCGCCCGGATCGAACGCGACTTCGGCGTCGAGCGCGGCACATTGCTGGCGCTATGGGGTGTCGAGTCCGCCTATGGCGATCCGCTGGTGCAGCAGAACCACATGACGCCGGTCTTTCCCTCCCTTGCCGCGCTCGCCTGGAACGAGCCGCGCCGCAAGGCTTATTGGGAGACCGAGCTGATCAACGCGATGAAGATCGTCCAGCGTGGCTGGAGCACGCCGGAAGAGATGCGCGGCTCCTGGGCCGGCGCGATGGGCCATTCGCAGTGGATGCCGGAAGTCTGGCTCAATGTCGGCTTCGACTATGACGGCGACGGCAAGGTCTCGCCGTTCGGCCGGCCCGACGACGCGCTGGGATCGACCGCGAAATACCTCGTCAATCGCGGCAAGTGGCGCCGCGGCGAGCATTGGGGCTACGAGGTCCGTGCGCCCGGCGGCGGTGCCGGCGGCAGCCGCAGCTATGCGGCCTGGGCGAACGCCGGCGTGACGCGCGCCGACGGACATCCGTTCCCGCAGCCGAATGCATCGGCACAACTCTGGATTCCGGTCCAGGGCGGACCGGCGTTCCTGCTCGGACCGAACTTCTATTCGGTCAAGAGCTACAACCCCTCGATGAACTACGCGCTGGCGATCTGCCATCTCGGCGATCGCTGCCTCGGCGGACCGCCCTTCATCCAGCCGTTCCCCGGCTCGGAGCGCGCGCTGACGCTGGCGGAAGTGCAGGAGATGCAGACGCGCCTGACCAAGGCCGGCTTCGACACGGGCGGCACCGACGGCCGCGTCGGCAATGACACCATGAAGGCTATCAAGGACTATCAGATCAGGACCGGCCTTCAGCCCGCCGACGGCTATGGCGGGCTGAAGGTGCTGGCGCGGCTACGCCAGGGTGGCTAGCACCGCTGCGACAAACGGTCTCGACGGGCAACTCAACAAAACCCGTCAAGCCCTTGGGCGAGAAATATTTCTGTTTTCCAGAAATGCAACTCAGTGTATGAATGGCCCGTCTCACCCGCTTGAGGGGCGCTTCGCGATCGTCACGAGTGTTGGGTCGAGATGCGGTGGACGCCTCACGTGCAACTGACGAGTGCGCATGCGGCGGACGGTGAAGTCGTGCAGGCCTGACGCCCTAGTGGCAGGTGTCTCCTTGCAAAGCGCGAAGCGCTTTTGCAAAGACGGTGACAACAAAGCCCAGTCTCGCCGGGGAGAGCACGTATAAGCCGTAAAGCCATCGCGCAGGGAAAGCCGGAGTGTTTCCGGTTTCACCTGTGGTCCTACCTCCCGAGCTTTCCATTTGCTCGGGACCCATGGGTGCGATCGGCACCCGGCTTTCCCTGCGCCCTCTGCTCAAGGAGAGGGCGGAACGAAATGCAAAGCTCGGACGATTTGCGCCGCGAGAACGCGAAGCCATATCTCCACGACTGTCATCGCCCGCGAAAGCGGGCGATCCAGTATTCCAGAGGCAGCAGTGATTGATCCGAGAGGCCGCAGCGTACTGGATACCCCGCATGCGCGGGGTATGACGGCGGAGAGATGGATTGCTTCCGCCTCCGCCGAGGCTTCGGCGGACAAGTCGCTTCGCCCGCAATGACGCGGAGAGAACTCCATCACCGTCATGCCCGCGCAACGGCATTGCCGTTGTCGCTGGAGGAGGCCGCTCAGCGGCCGTCTCGAAGCACGACGGCCACCGGCCGGGCCGCGCATCCTTCGAGACGCGCGTTCCGCGCTCAGGATGACGGAACTAATGCAAGCAATCGCTTCGCTCGCAACGCCGGAGACTCACTGCTGCCGCACGACTCCGCCGGCGTTCATCCCGCCGTCGATGACGAGCTCGGTGCCGGTCACATAGCGCGACGCGTCCGAGGCCAGATAGAGCACGCCCTGCGCGATCTCGATCGCCTGCCCGGCACGGCCAAGCGGCGCCGCAAATCTGGCGCGCTCCTCGGGATCGATCGGCGCATTCTGGCCGGCGCCAGCCGCACCGGTCGGGATCTTGCCCCAGATCGGCGTGTCGATGATACCCGGATGCACGGAGTTGACGCGGATGCCGTCGCCAACTTGCGCGCACTCCATCGCGATCGCCTTGGCAAACAGCCGCACGCCGCCCTTGGTCGCGCAGTAGCCGGCGAGGTTTGCCGAACCGCGGAGGCCGGCGAGCGACGACATCATGATGATCGAGCCGCCGCCATGCTTGCGCATCAGCGGCAAGGAATGCTTCACCGACAGGAAGACGCCGTCGAGATTGATCGCAGTCTGCCGGCGCCAATCCTGCAGCGACATCTCGACGATCGAAGGCACGCCGATGCCGATTCCCGCGTTGGACACCATCACGTCGAGCCGGCCATGCCGCTTGCCGATCTCGGCGACGACTTCGATCCAGCGCTCCTCGCTGGTGACGTCCTGCGCCAGGAAGCTCACGTCGCGACCGGCGTTCCTGAGGCGCGCGGCAAGCTCAGGCCCGTTCAACTCGTCGATGTCGGTCGCGACGACGGTCGCGCCCTCCTGCGCCAGCAACTCCACGATCGCCGCGCCGATGCCCGACGCGCCGCCGGTCACCAGCGCGACCTTGCCTTCAACCTGTCCTGACATGTCCACTCCCAACGTTTCTTATCTGATCACCGCCGGGCCCTGATCCGGCACCGCGACGTCGAGCACACGGAATTGCACACGTTCGGTACCCTGCCAACGGTCGACTGCAAGGGAGCCCGCCACGTGCAGTTGCTGGCCGCGATTTTGCGTCAAGGCGCTGCCGAGCGTCTGTCCGACGGAGCGGAATGCGATACCATTCACGATGGAGCCGTCGCCCGACTTGAAGCGCAGCCTCAGATGCGCCTGACCGACCTCGTCGGCATAGACGAGCTGATGCGACGGCAGCGCGATCACCGGCTCCGGATTGGCGCTGCCGAACGGACCCGCGCGGTTCAGTGTTGCGGCGAACTCGGGCGTCACGGCGCGCGCGGTCACCGCGCCGTCGATGAAGAGCTCGTTCTCGTGGCGCGAGTTGGCGACGTCGGCAGCGAGCGCGTTCTCGAGGTAGGCGCGGAATTCGGCGAGCTTCTCCTTGCGCAGCGTCACGCCGGCGGCCATCGCGTGACCGCCGCCCTTCATGAGGAGACCGTCGTGCACCGCCTGCCGCACCGCCTTGCCGAGATCGACGCCGCCGATCGAGCGGCCCGATCCCGTGCCGATGCCGCCCGGTTCGAGCGCGATCGCAAAGGCGGGGCGCGCGAATTTCTCCTTCAGCCGCGCGGCCACCAGTCCGACCACGCCGGGGTGCCAGCCTTCCGCCGCGGTGACGATCACCGCGCCCTTGTCCTCGAGCCCGAGCGACGCCAGCGCCTCGGCTTCGGCCTGCGCCTCGGCCGCCTGCTCGATCACGCGGCGCTCGGTGTTGAGACGATCGAGCTCGGCGGCAATCCGCGCCGCCTCCGACACGTCGCCTTCCAGCAGCAGGCGCACGCCGAGATCGGCGCGCCCGATGCGGCCGCCGGCATTGATGCGCGGTCCCAGCATGAAGCCGAGATGCCAGGCTTCCGGCGGGCCGTTCAGCCGCGACACATCCATCAGCGCGGTGTGGCCGAGGTGATCACGGCGGCGCATCGCGATCAGGCCCTTGGCCACAAAGGCGCGGTTGAGCCCGATCAGCGGCGCGACGTCGGCGACTGTGCCGAGCGCAACATGGTGCAGCATGCCGAGCAGATCGGGCTCCGGCATCTCGCTGGTCCAGAACCCGCGCTGCCGCAGTTCGCGGTTCACCGCCACCAGCGTCACCAGCACGAGACCGACAGCCGCGAGATGACCGAGGCCCGAGAGATCGTCGGGCCGGTTCGGATTCACCAGCGCATCGACCTCGGGCAACTGATCGCCGGTCTGGTGGTGGTCGATCACGACGACCGACATTCCGAGCTTCTTCGCTTCGGCCAGCGGCTCGATGCTGGTGGTGCCGCAGTCGACCGTGACGAGCAGTGTCGCGCCCTTCGCCGCCAGCGCGCGGACGGCCTCGGAGTTTGGCCCATAGCCTTCGAACAGGCGGTCGGGAATGTGGATCAGCGGGTCCAGTCCGCAATGGCGCAGATGCCAGGCGAGCAGCGCCGCCGAGGTCGCGCCGTCGACGTCATAGTCGCCGAAGATCGCGACCTTCTCGCCGTGCTGTGCCGCGTCCGCAATGCGCTTGGCCGCCGTCTCCATGTCGGTCACGGTATGAGGATCGGGCATCAGCTTGCGAATGGTCGGATCGAGGAAGTCGGGGACCGCATCGATCCCGACATCGCGCCCCGCCAGCACGCGCGCCAGCATTTCCGGCAGATTGTGGCGCTGGACGATCGCGAGCGCCCGCGCCGCTCCGCGTGCATCCAGCCGGTCGCGCCAGAATTTTCCAGTCAAGGACCGCGTCACGCCGAGGAACGCCGGCGGCGCCTCGACGGGCAGTGCGGATGCGTGGAGCGTCATGATCCCTTCCGAGCCAGAGCGTTTTCAAGCGAAGTGGAGACCGGTTCGCGTGAAGAAAACGCGTCAAGACAAGATCTGGAGCATCGGTTCTGATGCAATCAGAACCGATGCTCCAAGCAGGAATCGTAACGCGACAATGATTCGCAAGCCAGTGCTAGCAACCCATCCGGTCGGCTATCCCACCGAAATCCTTGGCAACGATGTCCCAGTCGCCGGTGGCCTCGAAATCGTATTTCTGCAGCGGACCGTATTCGGCCGGACGCGCCACAAACGCCGTCTTCAGGCCGAGCTTCTGCGCGTGCTTCAGATCATAATTGTGCGCAGCGACCATCATCACCTGCTCCGGCGGCAGGCAGAGCAGCTTCGCCGCACCGAGATAGGTCTCCGGATCGGGTTTGTAATGCTCGAACAGCTCGGCCGACATGATCAGGTCCCA
The DNA window shown above is from Bradyrhizobium sp. ISRA464 and carries:
- a CDS encoding DUF5602 domain-containing protein, giving the protein MRRILGVVAVCGILVLSALPAGAQKVEKAPPGGPYKKVSELVKLPDFLPGIGTLYVDPKTLPEGPFLAYDHQEKLVSTIFMIPLKDLDAQKKWDDLAAPGGKVDHVSIYYNAGHPGVPEPHYHIVLWHVPKAQEQLVAK
- a CDS encoding IS110 family transposase; its protein translation is MGHHTEVFVGIDTSKSRNAIAIAEGGRGGEVRYLGEFSATEATIRKLVAKLAAKCCHLTFCYEAGPTGYGLYRLLKSLGHDCLVVAPSLVPKKAGDRVKTNRRDAVSLAKLLRAGELTAVWVPDERHEAMRDLSRARQAVKKDLQGKRQQISSLMLRLGRIYPGKTTWGPAHMRWLMSQKLEHREQRIAFEELLEGIRQESERMERLEDAIREVVAEWSLAEVVAALQAMRGIDLIAAVGVLAEIGDLSRFQNPRELMGYLGLVPTENSTGDKVKRGGITKAGNGRARRILVEAAWSYRYPPRVSRDKQPKVEAAPRRAREIAWKAQTRLCGRFRSLERKGKRRTVIVTAIARELSAFIWAINRELMPPRQA
- a CDS encoding IS110 family transposase translates to MSRNLNTAVAVIGIDIGKNSFHLVGHDHRGAIVLRQKWSRSQVERRLANFPPCLIGMEACVGAHHLSRKLQMLGHDARLMPAKDVRPYSKGQKNDFRDAEAIAEAVQRPTMKFVATKTADQLDLQALHRVRDRLVSQRTGVINQIRAFLLERGIAVRQGLHSLRSELPGILATRTDVLSPRMLRIIEDLAGDWRRLDARIEGLSSEIETLARQDKACERLMTVPGIGPLISSAMVAAIGSGDVFSKGRDFGAWLGLVPKQISTGDRTILGKISRRGNRYLRALFVQAAWVVLVRVKCWERYGLKSWIEAAKKRLHHNVLAIALANKLARIAWAVLNKGRAFECVKAEETAS
- a CDS encoding dihydrodipicolinate synthase family protein; amino-acid sequence: MIDLKGLSAFPITPSARDGRVDVGALGALVEPLIAAKVDSVGLLGSTGSYPYLGRDERRRAVQAAVRLAEGRTPILVGIGALRTDETVRLAQDARDAGAGAGLLAPVSYTPLTDDEVFEHFQTVVRESRLPICIYDNPGTTHFRFTPALIGRLSRVDGIVAVKSPAPDPAAVSGHVAELRAVVPSGFSLGYSADWNCTEALLAGGETWYSVLAGIFPKICLDIVRAATSGNAAEARRLNQRLQPIWDLFKTFSSLRVVYAIANLRGICAAEPPRPIMPLPAEGQKRVEETMAGMQIDFG
- a CDS encoding cupin domain-containing protein, whose protein sequence is MTSMVATLSLPFVRPPRPVSLAIVAGLACAMAIGKAVPISMDAISSAVTPLCAAANAASPLDKVEVISSHALPDVPGKRVTVVRVFYGPGGFTPPHRHAGSVTAYITKGEIRSQLGGGPVETFKVGQSFFEPPGSTHVVSANASTTEPAELIAVFVADEGAQLTTMLE
- a CDS encoding carboxymuconolactone decarboxylase family protein, whose protein sequence is MSHGRKEYTDFEKLAPDVFAVVRSLGQFAAKAGLDKQLLELVKLRASQINGCAFCVQYHILQGENLGIPADKLNLVVVWREAPQFSARERAALAWTEALTTLPNGVSDEVYAQATAEFPEPELTYLTSAIASINVWNRFGAAYRWTPPARKQTANDAAS
- a CDS encoding MarR family transcriptional regulator, coding for MAEMRKRGKSAAAGKRPARGRTGRRHAGDRKAPAAAPALAVPPPPGQGKRGEQGYLGYLLRQAQAASRLSMERALARLGVTTPQFVVLTMLKAYPGLSGADLARVAILTPQTVNVIIRNLERDGAIRKTPHPVHGRVLQWTLTRRGTILLAQCRRHAQALERRLSAGLSAQAEQVVRRWLSKIATDLQDS
- a CDS encoding lytic murein transglycosylase, which produces MKQLDSPNSPARRAVLKAGLAAGAVFVNPLRAFAAAPPGFDQWRDNFRGRALAKGISDATWNRCMARVEPDMSVFRQMRNQPEFHEQIWQYINRRVSDWRIIHGREALRKHEALFARIERDFGVERGTLLALWGVESAYGDPLVQQNHMTPVFPSLAALAWNEPRRKAYWETELINAMKIVQRGWSTPEEMRGSWAGAMGHSQWMPEVWLNVGFDYDGDGKVSPFGRPDDALGSTAKYLVNRGKWRRGEHWGYEVRAPGGGAGGSRSYAAWANAGVTRADGHPFPQPNASAQLWIPVQGGPAFLLGPNFYSVKSYNPSMNYALAICHLGDRCLGGPPFIQPFPGSERALTLAEVQEMQTRLTKAGFDTGGTDGRVGNDTMKAIKDYQIRTGLQPADGYGGLKVLARLRQGG
- a CDS encoding glucose 1-dehydrogenase; its protein translation is MSGQVEGKVALVTGGASGIGAAIVELLAQEGATVVATDIDELNGPELAARLRNAGRDVSFLAQDVTSEERWIEVVAEIGKRHGRLDVMVSNAGIGIGVPSIVEMSLQDWRRQTAINLDGVFLSVKHSLPLMRKHGGGSIIMMSSLAGLRGSANLAGYCATKGGVRLFAKAIAMECAQVGDGIRVNSVHPGIIDTPIWGKIPTGAAGAGQNAPIDPEERARFAAPLGRAGQAIEIAQGVLYLASDASRYVTGTELVIDGGMNAGGVVRQQ
- the recJ gene encoding single-stranded-DNA-specific exonuclease RecJ, with the translated sequence MTLHASALPVEAPPAFLGVTRSLTGKFWRDRLDARGAARALAIVQRHNLPEMLARVLAGRDVGIDAVPDFLDPTIRKLMPDPHTVTDMETAAKRIADAAQHGEKVAIFGDYDVDGATSAALLAWHLRHCGLDPLIHIPDRLFEGYGPNSEAVRALAAKGATLLVTVDCGTTSIEPLAEAKKLGMSVVVIDHHQTGDQLPEVDALVNPNRPDDLSGLGHLAAVGLVLVTLVAVNRELRQRGFWTSEMPEPDLLGMLHHVALGTVADVAPLIGLNRAFVAKGLIAMRRRDHLGHTALMDVSRLNGPPEAWHLGFMLGPRINAGGRIGRADLGVRLLLEGDVSEAARIAAELDRLNTERRVIEQAAEAQAEAEALASLGLEDKGAVIVTAAEGWHPGVVGLVAARLKEKFARPAFAIALEPGGIGTGSGRSIGGVDLGKAVRQAVHDGLLMKGGGHAMAAGVTLRKEKLAEFRAYLENALAADVANSRHENELFIDGAVTARAVTPEFAATLNRAGPFGSANPEPVIALPSHQLVYADEVGQAHLRLRFKSGDGSIVNGIAFRSVGQTLGSALTQNRGQQLHVAGSLAVDRWQGTERVQFRVLDVAVPDQGPAVIR